TGCCGACATCGTACTTGATCAGCTTGAATCGGCCGTCGGTGATGGAGCGCATGCCCGGCTTGTCGCCGCCGGAGTAGAGGCCGTAGTGGTAAGTGTGGTGGCTGGTGGCGGTGCCTTCGAGAACGGCTTTGAAACTCTGGCCGTCGTTGCTGTCGATGGTGCTCGGAAGATCCAGTCCGGCGATGTCGCAGAGGGTGGGGAAGGTGTCGTGGAGGTAAACCAGAGCGTCTGTGGTCGAGCCGGCGGCGATGCCCGGGCCGCGGACGATGTAGGGCACGCGCCAGGTGTGCTCGTAGAGGTTTTGTTTCCCCTGGAGGCCGTGACGACCAATCGACATGCCGTGGTCCGAGGTGAAGATGATGTAGGTATTGTCCATCACGCTATCCGAGGTGTCGCCATCGTTGTTAGGGTCTTCCAGTCGGGCGTAAATCCGGCCCAGTTGCTGGTCGATCCAATCGGTGCAGGCGATCTGTCGGCCGATCTCGTTGCGGATGACTTTTTCCGTGCGGTAGGTTAAGACGCCGTTGACCGAGACCTCGTCGCGCACACCGAGGTGGCCGTTGTCGAAGGGATGAGCCGGAAAGGTGCTGGGATCGCAGGTCAGGTGGTTGATCGGCAGGGGTGGCGAGTCGGGATTGATGGAAAGGATGTTGGCGGGATCATCGACATTGAAACAGCCGTAGCGCCCGACGAGATCCGGGGTTTCACGCGCGTTGCGTTCGTCGTGGGGGTGGGAAAACCCGAGATACATCAGGAAGGGTTTGCCGTTCGCCCGGTGATTGTTCTGCCAATGGGAGATGTGTTCCAGGCCTCGATCGCCGTGCCACTCGCTGCCGGAGCCATCGGTGTTGCCGCGTTTGGTGGCATCGTTGACGATGGTGAATTCGGCATTGGCGGTGGGGTAGCTGTTGCCGTTTTTACAGGTGCGGTAGGTGGCGTAGGGGAGATCGGTGTTGCCGCTGCGCACGCCTCGGTTGAACACACCCGGGAGCGTGTCAGCGGCGCTTCCCGCGCCGGCGCGATCGGTCTCGGAGCTCCAGGTGTTTCGCCCGGTCATGATGCAGGTGCGCGAGCCGGTGCAGACGGCGGCGGTCCAGGAGCCCATGATGCGTGCCTGGTGGAACAACATGCCCTCGGTGGCGAGCCGGTCAATGTTCGGTGTGTCGGTGACATAGGGATTGCCATCCGCCTTCATCTCCACGGGTTCGAGATTGCGGTAGGCGTTGATGACGTAGGTATCGAGGTCATCGGCGATGATGAACAGGAAGTTGGGCGGCGGGGTGATCGACGACAAGGGGGTGGCGCTGGCTTCATTGCTGTCGGCGGATTCCACACTGGCTGAATTCACCTTCGAGACCACGTAGTAATAGGTGGTGTCGTTGACGGCGGTGCCATCGTAGTAGCTGTTGGTCGTGGCGGTGGCGATCTGGGTGTAAGGGCCGCCGGAGCTGGTCGAGCGTTTGATGCGGAAGTTGAGAAAGCCGAGCTGGGTGTTGGCGTCCCAGCTGAGCGAGTTGCTATTGTTTCCTGGGCTGGCGATCAGATTGGTGGGGGTGTCCGGCGCCGGAGGAGGGCCGCTTTCCACCACCAGGATGGCATTGACGTGGATGTTGCTGAAGCCGCTGGCGGCATGGGTGAGTGCCTGAGTGGTGCCATCGGCGGTGAACGAACCAATCGCATACTGCCCCCAGCCGCTGCCCTGACCGGAAACGGTCACGCTGTTGGTGCCATCACCGAAGATCATGGAGCGGGTGTTGCGCTGGTCGTTGAAGAAAACTTGGATCTGGTAGTTTTCTCCGTCGGTCAGGCCGCCGATCGTTTGAGTGCCGCTGCTGACGCCATTGTTGGTGTAAGTCAAGGAGTCCAGCAAGTTGTCCATGTTGATGTCACCGGTGCTGGCTGCGCCGCTGGAGGCTCCGGTGAAGGTGGCGCCGGTGGCTGCCGGAGCGAAGGTGAAATCGGAGTAGGTCACACCACTGAACGTGTAATTCGCCGTGCCGCTGCTCCCTCCGCCGGTGATACTGGTCGCCGATCCACCACTCCAGGCATGGACGACGTTGCCCTCGATCAGGTTGGCTTTACCGGTGGTATTTTGGGCCGCACTCCAGGTGATGGCGGCCGCGTTCAGGCTGGATAGACAGCCGATGAGACAGGTCAGATGGGCCAGGGGGCGTAGTGGGAGAAGCTGCGTGAGAGTCATCATTGGGAGGAGGCTGGGTGGATGGGGGGAAAGTGTGCAAACCTAAGACAGCGAGCGTTTCCACAGTATAGGGTATTTAACCCATGCATGCACGAGATGAATTCTGCGAGCGAGTCATTCATGCTCTGCCATTCGGCTGATGAACGGGTGGGGCGGCGATGTTTTCTGACAAAAAATAGGCTCTCTCCTGGGACGGAAAGAGCCGGTGAATTGGGATAGAAATTCTTAGCTCAATCTACTTCCGGCGACGGAGGATCAATGCCAGGCCACCTAGACCGAGCAGAGCGGCTGACGATGGTTCAGGGACTGCTGTTACAAGAATATCCACCCCCCCAATGGCCCAACCATCTCCGGCAGTGGCGTCGATGATCACGGAACTAGCAGCGGTGACGAGGTCATTGCGGCCGTCAGCGGTAAGATTACCACCCGCCGATCCTGTTGTGATAGCAACCCCATTGAGCGTGCCGGCGTCATTGTCGGACGTCCTCCAGCTATTGATGTAAACGGCTGCGAACTCGATAGAGTAAATGTTCGAGAGGGCGTCCCCCGAGACATAAGTGAACTGGAGGTTTGATAGAGTGAGTGTGCCATCACCAGCAGAGATCGTAGCTGGGCCTCCTGTGCCTTCATTACCATCGACATTGATTCCAAAGGCTCCCTTGCTTCCTCGCCCAATTAGGTCGGTTGGTGCTCCTGAGACTGTAGCGACTAGGCTGATATCGACCACTCCATTATACCCACCATCCGACCATGCGACATCGTTTAGACTGAGGTCAGACACTTCATTAAATGTCTTGGGTGAGGCGAAGTCGCCGCTCGACTCTCCGCTGCCCAAACCGTCCACGTCTTTGCCAGTCAGGTTAAGTGCGCCCACCAAAGTGGCAGCATTTGTTTGCGCGAGTGGAGCTAGGGCGAGCAGAGCAATGAAAGAGAGTGGTTTGGACATTGTGTAATTGACGAGTTCTAGTGAATTGCTTTCGCAAGCGTGAGCTATCTATCTGAGAGGTTGTATTGGATCAAGGGTGAATATCGAGATCTCTTGAAACCTTGGAGATGTTTATTAATATCTAAATACTGGCTTCGCTTCCAAATACAGGACGCCATTGCTGAGCGCACACCAATCTGTTAACGAGATTCATGACCATCAACCAGCTTGCCGATCAGAACCCTTTCACCACTGCCGATGGCTCGACCATCCGCAGTATCCTTGATGCCACCAATGCTCCGGTGCAAAACCAGAGCCTGGCCGAGGCGAGCCTGCCGGCTGGCGGTCAGACCGATCGGCACTACCACAAGCTCAGCGAGGAAATTTACTTCATGCTCGATGGCGAGGCCTCAATGGAGATCGACGGCGAGGTCAAAACGGTGGGGCCGAACGACGCCATCCTCATTCCACCGAATGCCTGGCACCAGATCACCGCCACCAGTGACATCCGTTTCCTCTGCTGCTGCGCCCCCGTGTATGCGCACGAGGACACTTATTTCAAGTGATTGCCGCTTACTCGTCCACCTTGATGGGACGGTTTTGAGCGTGGCTGGTGCGGTAGAGCATGAGTGAGAGGTCGGTGCGTTGGTTCGCCTCGATCTTGCGCCAGATGGCCCCGGCGCCGAAGCTGACCGGCTGCGACAAGTCCTCGGCCATCTCCTTGAGGAAGTGCTTTTTCTCACGCACGGTTTTGCCATCGCTGATCAGGAAGGTGTTGATGAAGCCCTCGTCCTTCGACATCACCGGATCGCGGTAGGAAACGATGTCTTTGTTCGAAAAGGAAGCCTTCGCCTTGGGGTCGCGGGTGGTGATGCCGGCCACCGGGCGGATGCCTGTGGCATCACCTTCAACCTTGAACGCCGAGCTCACCGTGAAGTGGTGCTCGCCGGCGAGCATGGTGAAGGTGCGGGTCTCGGTGATTTTCGCTTGGCCAATTTCCACTGGTGCGTAGCTGAGCACGAACTTCAATCGGAGTGGACCTTGTTCCACCACCTTGTGACTGCTGTAGACTGGGCTGGTGTAGAGCTTGTCATCGGCATCGAGGTAGCCGACGCCACCGCAGCCGAGGGTATCGCCCACCTTGTAGCCATCGAGGCCGGTGCCATTGTCCTTGTGGTAATTATCGAGCTTATACCAGGCGTTGGCGATGGAATAACGCACCGACTTCGTCCAAACATCGATGCCGCCCCGGGCTTTTTCCACGGCCAGTTTGGGGCCGTAGGCGCGGAATGCGATGCGATCGTTCTCCCAGACAAAGTCATCTTTTCGCTCAGGCACATAGCGCGCCATCAGCTGGGATTTTTCCGCCTGAGGCATGACCCCAGCACAGGCGAGGAGCTGGAAAGTGCGCTTCTCGGACGGGGTGAAGTCGGATTGGAAGAGCAAGCGGTCCGGGCTGCCATCAGCATTGTCATCGAGCACCTGCACGGGCAGGAAATAGCCGGTCACGGTGTCGCGCACGGCGGCATTCTCGGGAGTGATGCCGGACACCAGAGCGGTGGCCTTTTTCCAATCCATCGACACCACCTCATTAAGTCGGTTCTGGCGGCCGGGGTTGCTCGCGGTGAACGTGGCGAGTTTGGCGGAGGAAAGAATCAGGTGCTTGTGCAGCTCGTGCGCGGCGAGCAGGAAGCCACCCACTCCGTAAACGGCGGTCTGATCATAGGTGACCTTTTTCGGGTTCTCCCCGATGGGTTGCACGTAGCCGAGCTTGCCATTGGCGTGCACATTATTGACCAGGCGCTGCCAGCCGCGGATGGCGGCCGGTTTGAAATCGGCCTCGGCCAGCACACCATTATTGATCCCCCAGAGGAATCCGTAGGTGAAAAAGGCAGTTCCGGAGGACTCAGGCACAGGGAAGCTTTCGGGATCCAGCAATGCTGCGTGCCACGAGCCGTCTTCTAACTGCAGACTCTTGAGCTTGGCCGCCATTTCTTTGAATTGCTGCAGGTATTTGGGGCGGGTCGGGTGATCGGCAGGCATGTGCTGCAGCACGTGGCAGAGGCCGGCGAAGACCCAGCCATTACCACGCGACCAGAAAACCTTCTCGCCATTGGCTTCCTCGCGGGTGAAGTATTTCGAGTCGCGCCAGAAGAGATGGCTTTCTTTGTCGTAGAGGAAATCGGAGCTTTTCCACCACAGCTCGTCGACGTTCTCGAGATACTTCGCTTCGCCTGTGGCGGCGTAAATCATGGCGAGCGTGGGGGGCGCCATGTAGAGAGAATCGCACCATGCCCACTCGCGCATGTGCACGTGGTTTTCCCATTGTAATTCTTCATCGTGCGGGCGATCGACCCAGAGGTCCATCAGCTTCTGGGTGGGCTCAATCTGCTTGGGCAGCTCGTCGCGGAGGTAGTGCCAGAGGTGCAGCTGACCGACGCAGTGGTCGTCGGCGAAATCGATGCGTGGCCCCAGTTGGTAATCGAGATCCTCGGAGACTTTGAGCAGGGCTCGGTGGTATTTTTCCTCCCCGGTGGTCTGCACATGCGCCATCATGCCGGTCCACAGCGCGCCTTCGGTCCAGTCCCAATCGGCGCGTTCATAGGGGTTGGCCAGTTGCCAATCGGCCACGGCATTGGCCACCTTGAGAATGGCGTCGGCCTTGACGGCGGAGGAGAAGGCTGGCGACACCGGAGCGGTGCTGGCTGCGCTGACCGCTGGCTTTTCCTGGGCAACAGCAGGCACAAGGGCTGCGGTGGAAACACTGAGGGTGAGTAGGATGTGAGAGATTGGCTTCATAGGGCGCATCGTGATGGATGATGCTGCCAAGCCTCCCATGATCTAACCACGATTCAAGCGGTAAAGCGGACATAGGGTGGAAATCACAGGGAGCCATGATACATGAGATGGATGAAAAAAATTCACAAAATCGTCAAAGCTTGAACAAAAGCCGATGACGAGAGCGTTTTTACCGATGTCAGCCCGTCAACGGCTATGCAATCAACGGTAGGGTGTGTGTGTGTGTTCATGCCCTACCGTTCTTTGTTGGCAGGGGTCACTTATGGTGGATGGTGCGATTTCCATTGCGCTCCGGGCCGAAGTAGGCTCTAACTGATGATAAGCATTCCTCCTAACCCATTATCTACCAATCCCATGACTCCCAAATTCGCTCACAAATTTCTTGCCGGTGCCGCGCTAGCTCTGGCCTGTGTCACCTCCGCTGTTGCGACGCCCAAGCACACGCTTTCCGAGTTCACACCCGGCGATCTGGTTTCCGGCCCTGAGGTGGATTTTTCAAAAGCGACAGGCAAGGTGGTGGTGATCGATTACTGGGGCACACGCTGCCCGCCCTGCCTGGCCCTGATGCCGCACATCTCCAAGTTGCACAAACGCTACAGCGCGAAGGGGCTGATGCTTGTGGCTGCTGAGTCGCAGGGATCAACCACTGAGGCGATCGATAAGGTGGTGAAGAAAAACCGTCTCGAGTGCAGCGTGACCAAGTTCGTCCGTGGTCCGAAGCTTTCCAGTGGACTCCCGCACATGGCGGTGTTCGACGTCGATGGCAACCTGGTCTTTTCTGGTCGTCCCGGCGATGAGGCCGACCGAGTGATCAAAAAAGAACTCAAACGAGCCAGCGGAGACGTGGCCGAGTCCGAAGACACTTCCGCATCCGGTCCGCTGGTGAAGAACCGGACCTGGACCAATGCCAACGGTCGCACCATGTCCGCCATGCTCGTGAGCCTGGAGGGTAACACCGGCACCTTCCGTAAGGTCGGTGGCACGCCTTTCGACTACGATATCACCAAGCTCTCCGAGGCTGATCAGGAGATGATCCGCGAGGCTGCTGCGAAGTAGGCATTCAGGGTTGCGCCCACCGCCATGGTGGAGCATCTATCTTCCATGACGATAGGATCTGACACATGGAATGAACGTTATCAATCCGGGGACACCCCCTGGGATAAGGGCACCTACACGCCGGCGCTGCTAGAGGTGCTGGCCAAACAAGTCATCCCCGCCGAGGCCGAGGTGCTGGTGCCGGGCTGTGGTTACGGCCACGATGCCGCAGCAATCGCTCAAGCCGGCTACCCGACGACGGGCATGGACATCGCGGAATCCGCGGTGAAGGGGGCTCGACTGGCGCATCAGGGCGTCGACGGGCTGGACTTTGTCCAGGAGGATTTGTTCGATCCCACACTCTCGGAGGAAAAGCGCTACGGCGCGATCTGGGAGCACACCTGCTACTGCGCGATCCTGCCTGAGCAGCGACCTGATTACGTGCGGGCGGTGGCTAACTTGTTAGAAAACGATGGCATCTTCGCCGGGATCTTTTTCATCAACACCGAGATGCCTGAAGGTGAGGGGCCTCCTTTTGAAACCAGCGTCGAGGAGGTGCACCAGCGCTTTAGCGATCGGTTTGAGTTGCTCTGGGAGAAATCACCAGATGCCACCTTCCCCACCCGTGAAGGCTGCGAATGGCTGATGGTTTGGCGGAAGAAATCCTGATGGAGATGCTCCGGGGTGATGATCGCTGTGGAGCTGCGTGTGAGGTTTGGAGGTGAAGGCTGCGGCCTGCGGGCTGCCGTCAGCTGGTGTGAGGTAGCGAAGGATTTGCATCCTTCGTGGTCTAGCGCTTCGATGGACCTGACACCGACACAACGTGGCAACTCTTCGCTACGGCTAGAACCCAGCGGTGTAGGAGGTGGCGGGGGGCGGTAGGGGGCTGCTCTCGGTGGCGACCGGACCAGCGGCCTGCGCATAGTTGCCGGCCCAGAACTGGCCGGAGCGCCCGAAGCCGACGCGGGTGTATTTTTTCCCCATCATATTCTTCCGGTGGCCAGGGCTTTCCATCCAGAGACGGTGCACCAAGGGGGCATTGGGGGCTTGCGCAATGTTCTCCGCGCACCACACCTGAGGGTAGCCCTCGTTCATCAATCGCTGCTGGAAGCCGGCCTCACCCTGGGTTTGGTGGGTGAGCTGCTGCGCGCGGTTCATCGCCTCGGCGTGCTTTTGCGCGGCCCTTGCCAAGCGGGGATCGATGACTAATTCAGGTCGGCCTTTTTCCCGCCGCGATGCATTGGTCAGGCGTAAGAGGGCGGCGAGAGCTTCCTGCTGACTTTTTGGAGCGGTCATTTGCGATGCCGGCACCCGGATGGTGTAGAGGGTGCTGGATTCGCTCGTTTTGCTGCTTTTGCCACCACCGCATGCGGCCAAAAGAGCGCAGGAAATGGAGGCAAAAGTCAGTCGGCGCGTCATGCTTGCGCCTTCTTATACGCGATGACTTTCTTGACGAGGAAGAAAATCCCGACCGCTGCGGCGAGCAGCAGGGGAATACCGATCAGTGGACGATAGAAAATCCATGCAATCGAGATGGTGGCCAGGCTCAATGGCGCGGCCAAGAGGAAGGCGACGATGCCGGTGCCTACTCCCACGATGGTGCCGGCGATTGGCAGGACATCGGCGACCACTGAGAGTGGCTTGAAGATCAGGCTGAAGCCCATGAACATCAGCACAAAACCGACCAGACGTAGGATCCAGCTCATCATCTTATTGCTTTCCTGAGCGCGTTCAAACATCGCCTCGGCGCTGTGTTCGCCGGTTTGGATCATGTTGATGGTGGTGCCCTTGGAGCCGGTGAAGGGCTCGAAGCTGCTGCCTTTTTGCTTGGAAATCAGGCTGACTACGCTGGGTTCAACCTGCTGGTAGGAGATGCGCACATCGCCTACCACTGGATTGGCAGTGTCCTTGGCGAGATAGATTTGGCCTCCGGAGAGTTTCACTTCGCGCTCGGCAATTTTTTCCGGGAGCTCGGTCGTTTCTGCCACAGTCAGCGGTTGGTAGTCGTTCAACTTGCTGACGAGATCTTTGGAGAGAGTGAATGCGCCGACGGTGACTGGCGAGGCGGTCCAAGAGCTTGATGTCACAGGTAGTGACGGATTCTCATGCCCAGCTGGTTTTTTAAAGTTGGACGAATCAATGCGTCCCTCCGACCAGGTTTTGGTGTAGTTGTATGTGATGGTTTTTTCCTCGCTACCGCCGAGCTTTTTCTTGGTTTTGGTATCGGTGCTTTGTTTCCACTGATACATCTCGACCTTGCGCTTGAGCACCAGCGCTTTGGTTCGGATGCCGAGTGCTTCGTCGGCCAGCTCTACTGGAGTCTCGGCTGCGCCTGAGAGGTGCACGAGTTTGCCGTCGTTCGCCGGATCAACTGTATCGGCCGAGACCTGGACGAAATCCTTCGCCCCTTCGTTCAGATCCTTGCGTGTCTTGACCGCTCGACCTTCGTTCCAGAACAGCACTGGAAAGGCGATCACGACCATGATCATTCCTACAAAAATCCCCTTAATGGCGCCGCCAATTCGGCTAAACCAACCTGTGCTTGTTGTTTCAGTAAAGCTATCTTCAGACATAACGTCTGCATCTAACGAATAAAAGATGTAAATAACAATGAGAAAAGTAGAACTGAAGAGTCACCTAACAATTTTCATCAAGATCATGATGAAAATGGATGGAGTCCTGCACTGTGCGGACTGAGAGTGGAAAACCATCTTCTGTCTGAGATGGCATGCTTGCAGCCTAACAAGGTGGCTGACTAAATGATCTACTTGTTAGCTTGGTAGCTTCCAAGTGAGACGCCTGCTGCTGGCCAAGTTGCAACAGCTAGGCGTGAGAATGAAGAAGTTCGCAGGGGGCTGATTGCCCCCTGCGTAAGATACTTGCTTAAACGCGAGGCAATCTACTCCTCGGTGGCCTCTGTCACCTTCAGTCGGGTGAAGAGCTGACCGTTGACCGCGTTGCTCAGCGGGATGCTGACAGTGACCTCGTCAGGGTCTCCGGCTGGGACGATGATGTCGTTCCAGGTGTTCATGTCGGTGGACCACTGGACCATCTGCACGGTGCTGGTCTTGGATTCAGCGGTGCGGGTGTAGCTCATCTTCATGTGGGTGGCGTCGGAAACCACCTGCGGCAGGGTGACGTTACCTTTCGCCATGGGGTCGCCGTTGAGGACGAATTCCAGACCGTTGGCGATTCCGTCCTGATCTTCATCGGCATCGAAAGCTCCGGCAACAGAGCGAGCCGCTGCCCAGATTTCGTAGGCACTGGTCATTTCTTCGATGCGGATATTGTCCAGGGCGGTGTCCGAGGAGTTCCAGGTCTTCTCTTTATTGGTGAAGCGGACAGTGACCTCCGGGTTGCCGACGTAGGGGGTGAGGTCGACACAGGCGGTCGACCAAGCATCCTCGCTGCTGCTGTGTTGGGCACTGGTTTTTTTCCAGACATCGTAGGTCCAGGTGCTGCCGTCGTAGACATCCACGGTGAGGTAGTCGATGTAGACGCCGAACATGTGGTAATCGAAGGTTAGTTTCGCGTGAGCCACGGTGCTGAGATCGACGGTGCTCTGCAGGGATGCGGTTTTGTTTTTCAACAACACACCGCCTGTTTTGTCGTGGCCTTCGAAGTAGACATAGGAGCTGCCTTCCGAAGCTGCGGCTGGGCCGGTGCCTGCGGTGGGTGTGCCACCGCTGATACGCGTCCAATCGGCCTCTTCATCGTTAGGCTGCGCCCACGATCCGAAACCTTGCTCGAAGGTTTCGATGTAGGGCAGTGATTTCACCCGCTCTCTGACGATGATGTTATCGATCGCCGGGTCGGCCGAGTTCCATGCTGTGCGTTTGGTGCGGAAGCGGATGGTGACGGAGGAGTTTCCATCATAGGCGCTGAGGTTCACCACGGCGCGCGACCATTCTTCGTCGCTGTCACTGTGCTGTTGGCCATTTTTCACCCAGACATCGTTGGTCCAGGAGTTGCCATCGTGAACATCCACGGCCACGTAGTCGATGTAAGAGCCATACATGTGGTAATCGAAGCTCAGCTCGACATCATCGACGCCGCTGAAATCGAACTTGCACTCGGCCTGGGCGAGGTCAGCAGACGAGCTGGAATCGTGGCCTTCGGCAAAGAGGTAGTAGTTGCCGCTGGAGGCAACATTAGGTCCGGCAGCGCTTGATGGTGTGCCGCCGGTGCCGACTTCCCAGTAGTAGCCGCCGTCGGAGAACTGGTGCCATGCGCCGATTCCATTCTCGAAGTCCTCTTCGTAGGGAAGCGTCTGCACGCTGGTGATTTCCGATGGTTGCGCCGGGGCGATGAAGCGGAAGCGGGCGTTGTCGTTATTCACGGTGTTGTTCTCAACCACCACGTCGTGGCTGCTGTTGATGGAGAGGCGTTTGCCGCTGGACGGGTGGTTGACGTAGAACCAGCCATACTGGTATTCGTCGATTTCCCACTCGACGTTCGCTCCTGTGGTGCCTGCCGGGGAGAGACCGACGGAGCTGCCGTCGTAGTGCAAACGGCGACCGTCGCTCAGGCCGACGATGTATTTCTTATCGCCTCCGGCCGAGACCAGCATGAACTGCTCGGTGGCGGCGCGGTGGCTGACATCGGCGGTGGTCACCGAGGCTTCGTCCGGGTGATCGATCAGGCGCATCATTTGGCCTTTGTTGTGGATCAGGTAGGCTTTGTCATCGCGCACGGTGTCGTCACCGTCCCAACCGGCAAGCAGCAGCCCGCACTCACTGAGATCTTCCCAACCTGGATCACCCGAATCGTTGGAGTTATGCAGGGCCAAACGGG
This window of the Oceaniferula flava genome carries:
- a CDS encoding sulfatase-like hydrolase/transferase, which codes for MMTLTQLLPLRPLAHLTCLIGCLSSLNAAAITWSAAQNTTGKANLIEGNVVHAWSGGSATSITGGGSSGTANYTFSGVTYSDFTFAPAATGATFTGASSGAASTGDINMDNLLDSLTYTNNGVSSGTQTIGGLTDGENYQIQVFFNDQRNTRSMIFGDGTNSVTVSGQGSGWGQYAIGSFTADGTTQALTHAASGFSNIHVNAILVVESGPPPAPDTPTNLIASPGNNSNSLSWDANTQLGFLNFRIKRSTSSGGPYTQIATATTNSYYDGTAVNDTTYYYVVSKVNSASVESADSNEASATPLSSITPPPNFLFIIADDLDTYVINAYRNLEPVEMKADGNPYVTDTPNIDRLATEGMLFHQARIMGSWTAAVCTGSRTCIMTGRNTWSSETDRAGAGSAADTLPGVFNRGVRSGNTDLPYATYRTCKNGNSYPTANAEFTIVNDATKRGNTDGSGSEWHGDRGLEHISHWQNNHRANGKPFLMYLGFSHPHDERNARETPDLVGRYGCFNVDDPANILSINPDSPPLPINHLTCDPSTFPAHPFDNGHLGVRDEVSVNGVLTYRTEKVIRNEIGRQIACTDWIDQQLGRIYARLEDPNNDGDTSDSVMDNTYIIFTSDHGMSIGRHGLQGKQNLYEHTWRVPYIVRGPGIAAGSTTDALVYLHDTFPTLCDIAGLDLPSTIDSNDGQSFKAVLEGTATSHHTYHYGLYSGGDKPGMRSITDGRFKLIKYDVGSNGTQVTQLFDLQENPFELLPEHGTPNLASQTAYASIRQRLEEELTRQRLENVDPYAMLGDRTLLRFENNLTDSLPYGNNGSGSSLPAFSATVPNATDYVLGASNTASLDFEQDDQNYVQVADNRALDFGANPFTIEAWVKFESMPTGNDAASAMPVVMKKPTNSNDTNLDYMFLAAAGNYGSSTSYNCLALHLGSQLIISTLAIPDTEWHHISVAVDPATNTVRFTLDSQTDTQTISSTGSSNDGPLIIGAHFTSSGVIDSAFDGLIDELSITDGFLASSELQPLTAVTTPAEFKIRQTSLSNDGTSINLTFDSTDTRLFTVQRSYTLEANSWEDVRSFIPGTSSASETTVEEIPVDPNQPKAFYRVIME
- a CDS encoding PEP-CTERM sorting domain-containing protein (PEP-CTERM proteins occur, often in large numbers, in the proteomes of bacteria that also encode an exosortase, a predicted intramembrane cysteine proteinase. The presence of a PEP-CTERM domain at a protein's C-terminus predicts cleavage within the sorting domain, followed by covalent anchoring to some some component of the (usually Gram-negative) cell surface. Many PEP-CTERM proteins exhibit an unusual sequence composition that includes large numbers of potential glycosylation sites. Expression of one such protein has been shown restore the ability of a bacterium to form floc, a type of biofilm.); this translates as MSKPLSFIALLALAPLAQTNAATLVGALNLTGKDVDGLGSGESSGDFASPKTFNEVSDLSLNDVAWSDGGYNGVVDISLVATVSGAPTDLIGRGSKGAFGINVDGNEGTGGPATISAGDGTLTLSNLQFTYVSGDALSNIYSIEFAAVYINSWRTSDNDAGTLNGVAITTGSAGGNLTADGRNDLVTAASSVIIDATAGDGWAIGGVDILVTAVPEPSSAALLGLGGLALILRRRK
- a CDS encoding cupin domain-containing protein, translating into MTINQLADQNPFTTADGSTIRSILDATNAPVQNQSLAEASLPAGGQTDRHYHKLSEEIYFMLDGEASMEIDGEVKTVGPNDAILIPPNAWHQITATSDIRFLCCCAPVYAHEDTYFK
- a CDS encoding glycoside hydrolase family 88 protein yields the protein MKPISHILLTLSVSTAALVPAVAQEKPAVSAASTAPVSPAFSSAVKADAILKVANAVADWQLANPYERADWDWTEGALWTGMMAHVQTTGEEKYHRALLKVSEDLDYQLGPRIDFADDHCVGQLHLWHYLRDELPKQIEPTQKLMDLWVDRPHDEELQWENHVHMREWAWCDSLYMAPPTLAMIYAATGEAKYLENVDELWWKSSDFLYDKESHLFWRDSKYFTREEANGEKVFWSRGNGWVFAGLCHVLQHMPADHPTRPKYLQQFKEMAAKLKSLQLEDGSWHAALLDPESFPVPESSGTAFFTYGFLWGINNGVLAEADFKPAAIRGWQRLVNNVHANGKLGYVQPIGENPKKVTYDQTAVYGVGGFLLAAHELHKHLILSSAKLATFTASNPGRQNRLNEVVSMDWKKATALVSGITPENAAVRDTVTGYFLPVQVLDDNADGSPDRLLFQSDFTPSEKRTFQLLACAGVMPQAEKSQLMARYVPERKDDFVWENDRIAFRAYGPKLAVEKARGGIDVWTKSVRYSIANAWYKLDNYHKDNGTGLDGYKVGDTLGCGGVGYLDADDKLYTSPVYSSHKVVEQGPLRLKFVLSYAPVEIGQAKITETRTFTMLAGEHHFTVSSAFKVEGDATGIRPVAGITTRDPKAKASFSNKDIVSYRDPVMSKDEGFINTFLISDGKTVREKKHFLKEMAEDLSQPVSFGAGAIWRKIEANQRTDLSLMLYRTSHAQNRPIKVDE
- a CDS encoding TlpA family protein disulfide reductase, translating into MTPKFAHKFLAGAALALACVTSAVATPKHTLSEFTPGDLVSGPEVDFSKATGKVVVIDYWGTRCPPCLALMPHISKLHKRYSAKGLMLVAAESQGSTTEAIDKVVKKNRLECSVTKFVRGPKLSSGLPHMAVFDVDGNLVFSGRPGDEADRVIKKELKRASGDVAESEDTSASGPLVKNRTWTNANGRTMSAMLVSLEGNTGTFRKVGGTPFDYDITKLSEADQEMIREAAAK
- a CDS encoding methyltransferase domain-containing protein, giving the protein MTIGSDTWNERYQSGDTPWDKGTYTPALLEVLAKQVIPAEAEVLVPGCGYGHDAAAIAQAGYPTTGMDIAESAVKGARLAHQGVDGLDFVQEDLFDPTLSEEKRYGAIWEHTCYCAILPEQRPDYVRAVANLLENDGIFAGIFFINTEMPEGEGPPFETSVEEVHQRFSDRFELLWEKSPDATFPTREGCEWLMVWRKKS
- a CDS encoding CAP domain-containing protein, with protein sequence MTRRLTFASISCALLAACGGGKSSKTSESSTLYTIRVPASQMTAPKSQQEALAALLRLTNASRREKGRPELVIDPRLARAAQKHAEAMNRAQQLTHQTQGEAGFQQRLMNEGYPQVWCAENIAQAPNAPLVHRLWMESPGHRKNMMGKKYTRVGFGRSGQFWAGNYAQAAGPVATESSPLPPPATSYTAGF
- a CDS encoding TMEM43 family protein, yielding MSEDSFTETTSTGWFSRIGGAIKGIFVGMIMVVIAFPVLFWNEGRAVKTRKDLNEGAKDFVQVSADTVDPANDGKLVHLSGAAETPVELADEALGIRTKALVLKRKVEMYQWKQSTDTKTKKKLGGSEEKTITYNYTKTWSEGRIDSSNFKKPAGHENPSLPVTSSSWTASPVTVGAFTLSKDLVSKLNDYQPLTVAETTELPEKIAEREVKLSGGQIYLAKDTANPVVGDVRISYQQVEPSVVSLISKQKGSSFEPFTGSKGTTINMIQTGEHSAEAMFERAQESNKMMSWILRLVGFVLMFMGFSLIFKPLSVVADVLPIAGTIVGVGTGIVAFLLAAPLSLATISIAWIFYRPLIGIPLLLAAAVGIFFLVKKVIAYKKAQA